A portion of the Deinococcus apachensis DSM 19763 genome contains these proteins:
- a CDS encoding GNAT family N-acetyltransferase: protein MPELVRPSGRYRGSFVEAVREAQASSSGLRDTLSWNVAELEADFGAFAAHLCSFEPPNPVPEDSVPAEERWLIEGETYLGRTKIRHALNERLRQLGGHIGYEVRPAERRRGYATLILRLALGRARELGLARVLVTCDVDNLASRRVIEANGGVCEGEFRLEFYENPIRRYWVER from the coding sequence ATGCCCGAGCTTGTGCGCCCGTCGGGGAGGTACAGAGGCAGCTTTGTCGAGGCTGTGCGCGAGGCGCAGGCCAGCAGCAGCGGTCTGAGGGACACGCTGAGCTGGAACGTGGCCGAGCTGGAAGCCGACTTTGGGGCCTTTGCGGCGCACCTGTGCAGCTTCGAGCCACCCAACCCGGTACCGGAAGACTCCGTCCCTGCCGAGGAAAGATGGCTGATCGAGGGGGAAACGTACCTGGGCCGCACCAAGATCCGCCACGCCCTGAACGAAAGACTCCGCCAGCTTGGCGGTCATATCGGCTACGAGGTCCGGCCCGCAGAACGGCGGCGGGGATACGCGACCCTGATCTTGCGGCTGGCGCTAGGACGTGCCCGCGAACTCGGCCTCGCGCGCGTCCTCGTAACCTGCGACGTGGATAACCTCGCCTCGCGACGAGTGATTGAGGCGAACGGCGGCGTCTGTGAGGGCGAGTTCAGGCTGGAGTTCTACGAGAACCCAATCCGCCGCTACTGGGTCGAGCGGTAA
- the lipB gene encoding lipoyl(octanoyl) transferase LipB produces the protein MRDAPFGVLDLGLLPYREAWDVQHEHHARVAAGGRPTLLLVEHPPVLTLGRKAREGTNIIVTREYLNSQGIEVLEVERGGDVTYHGPGQLVAYAIFPVGRRVQDFLRLLEGATITALRELGLPDARPNPGYAGVYVNPREVNGREYEQKIASFGVAVQRNVALHGLALNVTTNLQHFELIVPCGLSGTQMTSVEREYELRGINRTVSMDEAKHTLTRAFHTTFEIYDWTLPEPAGTAPALTGSHA, from the coding sequence GTGAGAGACGCTCCGTTTGGCGTGCTGGACCTGGGGCTGCTCCCCTACCGAGAGGCCTGGGACGTGCAGCATGAGCACCACGCGCGGGTGGCGGCGGGCGGACGGCCCACGCTGCTGCTCGTCGAGCACCCGCCCGTGCTCACGCTGGGCCGCAAGGCGAGGGAGGGCACGAACATCATCGTGACCCGCGAGTACCTGAACAGCCAGGGCATTGAGGTGCTGGAGGTGGAGCGCGGCGGCGACGTGACCTACCACGGCCCCGGCCAACTCGTCGCGTACGCAATCTTCCCGGTAGGGCGGCGGGTGCAGGACTTCCTGCGATTGCTGGAGGGGGCGACCATCACGGCGCTGCGGGAACTCGGCCTGCCTGACGCGAGGCCGAACCCCGGTTACGCGGGTGTGTACGTGAACCCGCGTGAGGTGAACGGCCGCGAGTACGAGCAGAAAATTGCCTCGTTCGGCGTGGCCGTGCAGCGGAACGTCGCCCTGCATGGGCTGGCGCTCAACGTCACGACCAATCTCCAGCACTTCGAGCTGATCGTCCCGTGCGGATTGAGCGGCACCCAGATGACAAGCGTTGAGCGCGAGTACGAGTTGCGTGGCATCAACCGGACCGTGAGCATGGACGAGGCCAAGCACACCCTCACCCGCGCCTTTCACACCACCTTCGAAATCTACGACTGGACGCTCCCGGAACCCGCCGGGACCGCCCCCGCCCTCACAGGGAGTCACGCATGA